The Euwallacea similis isolate ESF13 chromosome 12, ESF131.1, whole genome shotgun sequence region ACTGAGTACTTACCTTCTTCAGAAGCGTAATGCAATGGTGTCCAAGCACCATTAGCTAGAGCATCAATCGTTGCGTTTTTTCCTACTAAAAACTTTACCATCTCAAGTTCACCTTTTTTAGCGGCATAGTGAAGTGGCGTCACGTAATCTTTTCCTGGATCATTAACatccatttttttctcattaataaaaaactctACGATTTTTGTATGTCCATTATCTGCAGCAATATGTATAGGCTTCTGCTGAGCATTGGTTTTACCATCGATAAGGTTTATATCTGttaaatttgctaaaaattctGTAGCGTTTAAGTTGCCATACTGAGCAGCATAGTGTAGCAAATTCCACCCATCTACGTCAGAATGCCCAGCAATAGTCACATTATCGTTTATAAGTTCTACAACTtttctgttattattatttcttatagcttgttttatattttcaaactgCTCTGATGGCATCTAACCCTCtctaaaattgacaaaatccTCACCAAAAAGCTCTTTGCATTAATAGgttatgtataaatattttacagcgcaatatttattttaaaaatgcaagttTTGGATTAAAGGAAAACAGAAAAGACCGGAAAGTAGAGTAAACtcaataattacaaaatagaaTACAGCCTTCTGGAATAAAGTAATTTCCTGCGCGAAACAGCGCTATCcatgttaaagaaaataaaattgctgtCTTTCTATAGTTAAAGTACAAATAGCTGATTAGGTGGCTTAAGGAAAGAATGCTGAAATAATACCTTAACTTCTCTACTCTGAGGTTGATGTGCATTTAACATCCCCTTTGAAGCCTGTGTTAGCAAGAGCTTTAATCACTAAATGAACAATATCGCGCAATGCTTCatccttaatttttctatattctCTTACTAATCGGGATATTTCTTCGCTGCCCACATCGCTACGAAAGGCCTTATCATGCAAATCTTCAGAAgctttggtaaaaaaatatgacatatCAACGGACAGTGCTTCTGCCAATTTATATAATCTATCCACTATAAGCCTAACCTCTCCAGTTTCATATCCTTGTATATGCTGAAACGAAATTCCAAGCTTTTTTCCCAAGTCTCTTTGACTAAAACCACACATTAGCCTTCTTTTCCTTATTCTTTCACCTATTTGCTTATCGATAGGATGTTGTATGGTCATTTTACGTATCAGATCTATGTATTATCACTTTGAGAAAAAGATTTTACTAATATATAAACTACGCTACGTAACCTTTTACTCTTGATTTCGTTATATCCTTTGACtaattttagtatttcttCATCGTAACTTTCATGTGAGTCGGCGTGCATatcagtaaaaaaatcagCAACATCGATCGATAGGGCTTTTGCTAAGTCATACAGTCTACTGGctaaaatgtaatttgaaCCATTCTCGTACCTTTGTATCTGTCTATATGAAACACCTATTCTCTTTCCCAATTCGGTCTGTGTCAAAGCACGATCTAGCCTTAATTGCTTTATCTTTTTACCTAATTGCACTTTCCACTCTTTACTCACATCTACAACATTCTTAGCaagggaaaaaaatctaagatcTTAATTGCTTTAATAAGCTCTTTCTTTCAGTCATTAGATCATATGGCCTTGTATATCTTTTCTCAATTTCCCTCATCTCTTTTTCTCGTTCTGCAATGCTATTTCGTATTACTTCAGCCGAATATCTGCTCTTGCCACTTGCAAACTCTGATCTTAATCTCCTGACCTTATATTCGAGCTCAGCAAATCTTTCATGCTGCTCAAGGAGTTCTATCATGTGActaatttcagaatttagcTTTTTTTCCTCAACATCTCTCACAATAAAAGAAAGCAGAAGTTTATCTATTTGGTAATCAATATTTGGTTGAGCAGCAAATAGATCCATCATGGCTTTTACGTCAGTGGGATTTGCAACTAATAAGCTAAAATTACTACATAAAAAACTATAGAACTTTATCGTCTTCTCaagataatttttcatatcttgTGATAATTGCAATTCTTTGTGAATTCCTGacagcaatatttttaattcttccaaGTATTCTACATCAAAATTACCTACTTCTGTAGGTAAAAGGATCATTAGCAGCTTTTTTACAAGCTCAACATCATTTGATTTTACTGCATTATAAAGAGCTTTATCCTTATCTTCTTTTAAATCATAAAGCTCTGACGAGTTATCTATGCTGAATAGATATTCAGTATTTCCTTGAGGAGAGTAGATTAAAATGTCCACTTCTCTTAGCGGGTGGTCATTATTAAACTTTTCTAGTA contains the following coding sequences:
- the LOC136412421 gene encoding uncharacterized transcriptional regulator in ATPase CF(0) region-like, coding for MTIQHPIDKQIGERIRKRRLMCGFSQRDLGKKLGISFQHIQGYETGEVRLIVDRLYKLAEALSVDMSYFFTKASEDLHDKAFRSDVGSEEISRLVREYRKIKDEALRDIVHLVIKALANTGFKGDVKCTSTSE